A window of the Coprobacter fastidiosus genome harbors these coding sequences:
- a CDS encoding AAA family ATPase — translation MIAEFTVENFYSIRSTQKISFEPSSDSFMLDEYTYEVKDGVRLLKVGIIYGANASGKSNVLEAIDFFKMLVLRVPKGRNDTTRVVPFLLDETSKTKTTKMSMSFYVNQLKYILSFELDKKRIYSETLTVYESIRPTKLYSRSYDPYTDSSVIEFGINLKMAKKNQDTIAGNTINNCSVLAAFGNCNVGKTKLNDVYDYFAKQVKDVLAPGMLLSGYVKRHLDKDKDGNLKKFILNFLKDSDFNIEDVTLHEEEELITPELEQLIQKAPIADDAKSEMLKKGKITNTELTFTHRTGNGLYELSEEYESNGTMRFLGMAIILNFLLKNNQFVPIDEVETSIHYELLSYFIKVFLANSNQTSQMLLTTHDINLLNEEFIRRDTIWFTDKDEQGETNVVRLSALGLHKNLSPYNAYKQGKLVKLPFLGSQYFNLND, via the coding sequence ATGATAGCAGAATTTACAGTAGAAAACTTCTACTCAATAAGGTCGACTCAAAAAATAAGCTTTGAACCTTCATCAGACAGTTTTATGTTGGATGAATACACTTATGAAGTTAAGGATGGTGTAAGATTACTGAAAGTAGGAATAATATATGGGGCTAATGCGTCTGGTAAAAGCAATGTGCTGGAAGCTATAGATTTTTTCAAGATGCTGGTGTTAAGGGTGCCAAAAGGTCGTAATGATACTACTAGAGTTGTTCCTTTTTTATTAGACGAAACATCAAAGACTAAAACGACAAAGATGTCTATGTCTTTTTATGTGAACCAATTGAAGTATATCCTTAGCTTTGAGCTTGATAAAAAGCGTATATATTCCGAAACATTAACTGTATATGAATCCATACGCCCTACAAAACTTTATAGCCGTAGCTATGATCCTTATACAGATTCTTCAGTTATAGAATTTGGAATAAACCTGAAAATGGCAAAGAAAAATCAGGATACCATAGCAGGAAACACAATAAATAACTGCAGTGTGCTTGCTGCTTTTGGAAACTGCAATGTAGGGAAGACCAAGCTAAATGATGTCTATGACTATTTTGCAAAGCAAGTAAAAGATGTTCTTGCTCCTGGAATGCTTTTGTCGGGATATGTGAAACGTCATTTGGATAAGGACAAGGATGGAAATCTGAAGAAATTTATTTTGAACTTTTTAAAGGATTCGGATTTTAATATTGAAGATGTTACTCTTCATGAAGAAGAAGAACTTATAACGCCTGAACTAGAACAACTGATTCAGAAAGCTCCAATTGCTGATGATGCAAAATCAGAAATGTTGAAAAAAGGTAAAATAACAAATACGGAATTGACATTCACTCATAGGACAGGGAATGGTTTATATGAATTATCTGAAGAGTATGAATCAAACGGTACTATGAGATTTTTAGGAATGGCCATAATACTGAATTTCCTTCTGAAAAATAACCAGTTTGTACCCATAGATGAAGTTGAAACAAGCATTCATTATGAATTGCTATCCTATTTTATAAAAGTATTCTTGGCTAATAGCAATCAGACTTCACAAATGCTATTGACTACTCACGACATTAACCTATTAAATGAGGAGTTTATACGACGTGATACAATATGGTTTACGGATAAAGATGAACAGGGAGAAACAAATGTGGTTCGTCTTTCAGCTTTAGGGCTACATAAGAATCTCTCGCCTTATAATGCATATAAACAAGGTAAATTAGTGAAACTGCCATTCTTGGGTAGCCAGTATTTTAATTTAAATGATTGA